The DNA segment TCAAATCGACCTCTTTGGATGATTCTCTACAAGTCGATTCGATCGAAAATCTGGTTCTCGATCTGATTCACCAAAGAAAGCTCAAGGATAGAATTTTGATCTCTTCGTTTTCCTGGGAATGTTTGGAAAGAATTCGGAATTTAGATTCCAAGATCAAACTCGGCGTTCTTGTGGGAGAGGAAAGCGGAAATGTTCAAGACGCGATCGCATTCGGAGAAACTGTAAATGCATGGAGCATTCATCCTTCGAGAGAGGATGCCTCCGAAGAAAACCTAAAACTCATCGAAGAAAAAAATTTCATCAGCGTCGTTTATACGGTAAACGAGATCGACGATATGAAAAAATTTTTAGGAAGAGGCGCCAAAGGACTTTTTACAAATTTCCCGAAAGAAATGAGAAAACTCGTGAAACGATAGATTCTATTTATAATGGAAAAAATAAATGTCTGTTTTACAAATTTCCTACCACGAGGGGATTGGGTCGAAGCTGGAGAGACCGAGTGATTCTCCCTTGCCTTGGCTCCAGTTGCCAGATAAAGCAGTAGATCTCGTGGTAGGTTGGAAGTCCCACATTCAAAGTTTCTACAATAGAGTCCCCGACGCCCGCTGATTCCAGATAAAAGATGAAGTTCAAAAGATAACACCGAGAAACACCATGAGCCTCTGCCAAAGTCCCCAAGAGAAGCCAATCTACCGTTTTCATTCGAATATTTACCCTTTGTAATTTTTTGACGTCTTTTTGGTATTTTCTTTTTCCACCTTTCTGGTTTAGTCTCGGTATTGAGGAAATATATTTTGTATATTTGCCTAAAAGTGAATGAATTGTTTTCGGAAGTTTTTTTCGATCTTCTTTTGTCAAACGGTTCAAAAAATCTTCGGGTATTAAAATTGTTTCTACCGCGGACTCGAGTTTTTCGATCTTTGAAGAAATTTGCGGTTCGCTGACGGATAAAAGGATTCCCATATCCTATACGGTTCTTAGGAACTTCTGAAAATTCGTTTTACAGAAAAAAAATACGGTTTTGCATTTTATCGACATATTTTTTTTCATCCGAGTCTGATTGAGATGTAGAAATCACCGAATTCTTTCCTCAAAGTTAAGTTGTAATGATTTCGTAATCATTTCCCAACCAAGATCTGTCAGATTTTTTAAATAAGGATAGAATGATTTATATGAAGAATTTTTTCTACGCGGTCCGTTTCGCTCTCCATGCACGAAACAATTCAACTTCAGGAATCATGGAGGAAGAATTCAGTCTTTCTATAGAAAAGGAGTCTGTCGGAATTCTAAAATTCTTTCCCGAAAAAAAAACGCAGTTCAAAGGAACCATTCTTGCAATCAACGGAATGGCCTATCTTGGAAATCAGGATCCTCGTTTTAAAGCGGTATGTCGCGGAATGGCGTCTTGCGGTTTTCTGGTTTTTTCTCCTCAAATGCAGGAAATCAGCGAGTTTAAAATCAAGTTGGACAGCATCGAAAAAATCAAAGGTCTCATTCTCAACTTATCCGCAAATTCGGAATACTGCCCCGACGGAAAAATCTCTCTTTTCGCTCCTTCGTTTTCCGCAAGCACGGGTTTGATTGCGGCGGCGGAACCACAGGTCGGACAAAAACTAAAATCCATTTGTACCATCGGCGCTTATGGGAATGTCCAGACTACATTGAAGTATCTGATGTCCGCAGAAGGTTCCGATGAATACGGAAGAATGATTCTTCTTTGGAACTTCGTTCATTTTGCAATCGGAGAAAACGAGGAGGTTCGCAGGGCGCTTTATACGAGCATTTTGGACGGAGGTTTTTTAAGAAATTCTCCTGAACTTCCGAACGTCTTGAAAACGATGCAAATCGCGAACAGAGAATTGTTTTTTAAACTCAAGGACGATCGTGAATATCGATCCGAGATTTGGGACCGAATCGTAAAAAATGCGGGTCCGTTTCGGTCGTTTCTCCAGGATCTTCAAGTTTATAATAGGCTACAGGACCTTCGCGCTCATGTTGCTCTGATACATGGAATAGCGGATAACGTAGTTCCTGCTTCGGAATCTACTTTGATTTTGGAGAGGTTGCGGGAAAGAGATGTTCCTCAAGAAAGATCCAGGTTGGTTTTAACTCCTCTGATTTCACACGGAGATATCGGAATTACTCTAAAGACATTGCCTTCTTTATTCAATCTTTTGAGCGGATTTGCGTTTTTCTTTAAACACGCCACCCGCTAATATTTTGGAAAAGCTTCAGTTTCTTTCGACCGGATCGATATCCGTATTGATCCAATATTCGTCGCCGTAATCAAAAAACAATTCTTCTCCGGCCTTTACTTTTCTGATGGCTTCGAACCTTGCGGTTTTCCATCGAACGGAGACGACCAATTTAACATTCGGTTTGGAACTGTGATTCATAAACCGAGTATAGTTACTCTCTTTTCCTTCGCCGTAAATCCAATGATCTTTGCAGATCCAAAGAAGATACTTTGATTCGCAATATTTGGTGGAATTCGCGATTCTATCCGTAAGAACCTTACCGGTATAGTAGCCGATTGTATCGCCTTTGTTTACGTTTTCTTTTGGGAACAACCCCATTCCGATTCCAGGGATAGAAGACGATCTAATTTCAAAATTCTTTTCTTTAAAGATACGGGAACGAGATGACTTTTTGCGTAACTGCATTGTTAAGGTTCAAACTCCTAAAGCTGAAAGGGGGTGTAAGGGTATCATCTCTAAGAGAGTATAAAATTTGCAACTGAATTCTTATTACCGACCCTAAAACGATTCTTAGGTTACGTATTGTATAAAACATGCAGGAAAAGACCCTTCTTTAGAGAAAGTTCATGGATCTCAATTGGAACGAGGTTCACATTCAAAGGACTTTAGTAAAGACGCTTTATCGATTTCGTGCGTATCGATATGATTCCGAAAAAATAACTTGCGATCTAAAAGGAACAATTCTTACGATCCAGCGCTATGCCTCTTTGTCAATTGGAGCGACGTTTGTCTGTTAAATTCGTTTGACCAAATATCCATCATTTTGAACGAAACAAATTCATTCTTTCTGCATTTTCATCGAATCTAAAATGAATCCGATTTTTAAGATAGGATGAAATTGATTCATAAAACGTAAAGTATCAAATCATCTCCATTTCGAACCAAAAAAATTCAGAATGTTCCGTATTTTTATCATTCTCCAAACATGAAACGGGATCCGAGATCGATGAAGGTCCGGATCTTCTACAAACGAGAAAAGACAGATGAAATCAATTTAAAACTTCTTGTCATCAGAAAGGTCGGGTCGGAGTCTACTCGTATGGGAAAACCCTACAGAAAGAATGTCGGGATGGTCGTATTCAATTCTCGAGGCGAGGTATTGGTAGGAGAAAGGCTTCATTTTCTCGGATCCTGGCAGTTTCCTCAGGGAGGAATTGATAAAGATGAGAATCCGGAAACTGCGTCTCTGAGAGAGCTGTATGAGGAAGTAGGGATCGATGATGGAAGTATCGTTTCCGAATATCCGGAATGGATCCCCTATGAATTTCCTGAGAATCTTCCTCTAAACCGTCATTTACAGAAATACAGAGGACAATTGCAAAAGTGGTATCTTATTTATTGGAATGGAGAGGCCTCCGATTGCGATTTGGAAACTCATGAAAGGGAATTTGAATCGATTCAATTTATACCGATCGAAAAGACCTTGGAAACGGTCGTTCCTTTTAAGAAAGATGTATATTATAAAATAGTAAACTATTTTGGACCATTGATTCAAAAGTATCTGGAAAAAGAAAAGATGGATTCGTAATGGAAGAACGATTGATTTACATTCCACCGGAAGGTCCTCCCGGGTTGGTGCCCGGGTTACAAAACGTGCATTCGATCGTAGGGGAGGATTCACTAAGGAAACTCGTTTCGGATTTTTACGATCAAATTCCGGGAACTCAGATCGCTTTTATGTTTCCAAAAAACTTGGAAGAAAGTAAAATCAAATCTGCGGATTTTTTGATTCAAGTGACGGGCGGACCACCCTTGTATTCGCAACGTTACGGACCACCGAGAATGCGAGCTCGTCATATCCCGTTTCCGATCGATGAAAAATCAAGAAGGGTTTGGTTGTCCTGTTATCGAAAAGCTCTGGATATTTGGAACGCGGATGATTCTCAGAAGGAGATTCTTTGGAGTTTTCTAAAAGACTTTTCGGGATGGATGGTGAATCTGGAGAACAAAAAGGAGGAATAAAGGATGGGATCGAAAAATAATTCGAGAGCAAAAATCATCGCAAGAGGAAAGGTTCAAGGAGTTGGGTTCCGTTATTACATTCTTCAAAGAGCACAGGAATGCAGACTTAGTGGATTCACCCAAAATCTTCCCGGCGGAGATGTGGAAACGGTTGTCGAAGGTGATAAGATGTTTATCGAGGATCTCTACAAAGCGATTCAAAGAGGTCCCAAAGGATCGGAAGTAAAAGAAGCCGTGATTTCTTGGGAAGAGCCGAAGGGAAATTTTAGAACCTTTGAGATTAAGAAGTAGGTTTTTAAATTTTCCTGAGAATTCGATTACCAAAGAATTTTTAATCCGGAGGATTCATATTTTTTAAAATGCTTATCTTTTGTAATCAGGATAAAACTATTTGAAATAGATTGCCATATCATAATCGATTAAACGGATCGGCATGTTTGCTGATCGGTAATTGGTAAAAAGAAGCGAATACCTCGGGTTCGTCTTGCAAGAACTCAAATCCAGATTCTATAATTTTGCCCGATAATTCTTCAGATTTTATTTGATTGAGTTCTAACTTTCCAATGGCGAATTTTAATGAAATTTCCTAAAGAGAAATGTTACTGACCAAAATCCGCTTTTAACCGCCTGGATAACTTCGGAAAATCGGGATTTAAATTCGGCTACCGTCATGGTTTTCATAACTCGATTTTGATTTCGTAAATGACAACTTGTCGATTAAAAAAGCGCGGTGATTTACATTCTACCGTTTTGTGAAAGAAAATAATAAATTGAAGAACTCGTTTTCATCGGTGGTTCGGTAATCTTTGAGATCAAGAAGCAGGTTTCAATATTTCTAATGGACGTTTTTTCGAGTTGGGTTAGAACCTGACGATTTTCTCAAATCGTTTTTTGTTGCTGAATCCGGTCTTACTTCCGTTACCGAATCGGATTCGTTTTCACCGAGCCATATCGTACGGATTTTATCGATCTGTTTTTTTCTGTTTTCCTTGTATTCGATTTCGCGGCTCATCTGTTCAAACTGAGTGATCGATTCCTCGTGATCCAAAGACGATTCCAATAAACCGTAAATCCCCAACACGCTCAATATTTTTGAAAACCAAGAAAGATTATCTTTATAACAGAAATATTTGAGTTTTGTTACCGCACCCTTGAAATCTCCTTTCGAATATAGGTTTTTTAAATCGTTTTTTTCTTTTTTAATAAGATATAAAAAACTCTTAATCAGATCCTTTTTATAGGAATACTTTTCAGTCATCAATTGAATCAAAGAAAGGATCGTGTCTTCCTTTTTATGACAAAGAAGAGTGATCTTTTTTCCCTTTTCATACCAATCGCAGGAAATACAATCCGGATCTCTTTTTAGATTGTCCACAATTCCATAGGAAAATTCCTTATCTTCGTCCACATTGATCGTGACAAGCTGGGATAAGGTATCGTTTTTCATGGTCATCATCGTCTTTAACATTTTAATCGATTTGAGTTCCTCCGCGGAAGCTCGAAGAATTCTCTCCTGATCGTTTTTTCCGGAGATA comes from the Leptospira sp. WS92.C1 genome and includes:
- a CDS encoding SET domain-containing protein gives rise to the protein MQLRKKSSRSRIFKEKNFEIRSSSIPGIGMGLFPKENVNKGDTIGYYTGKVLTDRIANSTKYCESKYLLWICKDHWIYGEGKESNYTRFMNHSSKPNVKLVVSVRWKTARFEAIRKVKAGEELFFDYGDEYWINTDIDPVERN
- a CDS encoding RNA pyrophosphohydrolase, with protein sequence MGKPYRKNVGMVVFNSRGEVLVGERLHFLGSWQFPQGGIDKDENPETASLRELYEEVGIDDGSIVSEYPEWIPYEFPENLPLNRHLQKYRGQLQKWYLIYWNGEASDCDLETHEREFESIQFIPIEKTLETVVPFKKDVYYKIVNYFGPLIQKYLEKEKMDS
- a CDS encoding glycerophosphodiester phosphodiesterase, whose translation is MIEKIKVSEDIRRPLVFAHRGLSGIFPENTMIAFKKAISAKADLIELDVTLSKDREVIVIHDDDLDRTTKLVGSVRFFESEILKDLDAGSWFSKKFKKEKIPLLTDVLGLIQKSKTDLNIEIKSTSLDDSLQVDSIENLVLDLIHQRKLKDRILISSFSWECLERIRNLDSKIKLGVLVGEESGNVQDAIAFGETVNAWSIHPSREDASEENLKLIEEKNFISVVYTVNEIDDMKKFLGRGAKGLFTNFPKEMRKLVKR
- a CDS encoding acylphosphatase is translated as MGSKNNSRAKIIARGKVQGVGFRYYILQRAQECRLSGFTQNLPGGDVETVVEGDKMFIEDLYKAIQRGPKGSEVKEAVISWEEPKGNFRTFEIKK
- a CDS encoding bacitracin resistance protein BacA, with amino-acid sequence MEERLIYIPPEGPPGLVPGLQNVHSIVGEDSLRKLVSDFYDQIPGTQIAFMFPKNLEESKIKSADFLIQVTGGPPLYSQRYGPPRMRARHIPFPIDEKSRRVWLSCYRKALDIWNADDSQKEILWSFLKDFSGWMVNLENKKEE
- a CDS encoding alpha/beta hydrolase, translated to MKNFFYAVRFALHARNNSTSGIMEEEFSLSIEKESVGILKFFPEKKTQFKGTILAINGMAYLGNQDPRFKAVCRGMASCGFLVFSPQMQEISEFKIKLDSIEKIKGLILNLSANSEYCPDGKISLFAPSFSASTGLIAAAEPQVGQKLKSICTIGAYGNVQTTLKYLMSAEGSDEYGRMILLWNFVHFAIGENEEVRRALYTSILDGGFLRNSPELPNVLKTMQIANRELFFKLKDDREYRSEIWDRIVKNAGPFRSFLQDLQVYNRLQDLRAHVALIHGIADNVVPASESTLILERLRERDVPQERSRLVLTPLISHGDIGITLKTLPSLFNLLSGFAFFFKHATR
- a CDS encoding DUF1564 domain-containing protein, which translates into the protein MGILLSVSEPQISSKIEKLESAVETILIPEDFLNRLTKEDRKKLPKTIHSLLGKYTKYISSIPRLNQKGGKRKYQKDVKKLQRVNIRMKTVDWLLLGTLAEAHGVSRCYLLNFIFYLESAGVGDSIVETLNVGLPTYHEIYCFIWQLEPRQGRITRSLQLRPNPLVVGNL